A DNA window from Brassica napus cultivar Da-Ae chromosome C1, Da-Ae, whole genome shotgun sequence contains the following coding sequences:
- the LOC106375290 gene encoding peptidyl-prolyl cis-trans isomerase has protein sequence MANPRVFFDMTLDGAPAGRIVMELYKDTTPNTAENFRALCTGEKGVGKKGKPLHFKGSAFHRVIPGFMCQGGDFTAGNGTGGESIYGDKFKDENFAKKHTGAGILSMANSGPNTNGSQFFICTAETSWLDGKHVVFGKVVEGMEVVKAIEKVGSSSGTTKKKVVVADCGQVA, from the coding sequence ATGGCTAACCCAAGAGTCTTCTTCGACATGACCCTCGACGGCGCCCCCGCCGGCCGCATCGTGATGGAGCTTTACAAAGACACGACCCCGAACACCGCCGAGAACTTCCGAGCCCTCTGCACCGGCGAGAAAGGTGTCGGAAAGAAGGGGAAGCCTCTCCACTTCAAGGGATCGGCCTTCCACCGCGTGATCCCCGGGTTCATGTGCCAGGGAGGCGATTTCACCGCCGGGAACGGGACCGGCGGGGAGTCGATCTACGGCGATAAGTTCAAGGACGAGAACTTCGCGAAGAAGCACACCGGGGCGGGGATCCTCTCCATGGCGAACTCTGGTCCCAACACCAACGGATCTCAGTTTTTTATCTGCACCGCGGAGACGTCGTGGCTCGATGGGAAGCACGTGGTGTTTGGGAAGGTTGTTGAAGGTATGGAGGTTGTGAAGGCGATCGAGAAGGTTGGATCGTCTTCtgggacgacgaagaagaaggttGTTGTTGCTGATTGTGGTCAGGTTGCTTAG
- the LOC125575408 gene encoding probable amidase At4g34880: MEVIKDWTKSGERTALLAEFKMSLNAYLKDLVKSPVRSLADVIAYNEKFAEEEKVEEWGQELFLAAEATKGMGETEKAALQKMEDLSRNGLEKLMKEKELDAIVSLGSKMSNVLAIGGYPGINVPAGYDSEGVPFGITFGGLRFSEPKLIEIAYGFEQATLIRKPPKFKAQGTQRKQSCCFL, from the exons ATGGAAGTCATTAAGGATTGGACTAAGAGCGGTGAAAGGACAGCACTCTTGGCTGAGTTCAAGATGTCTCTGAATGCATATCTTAAAGATCTTGTGAAATCACCGGTCCGGTCCTTAGCAGATGTTATTGCTTACAACGAGAAATTCGCTGAAGAG gaAAAGGTAGAAGAATGGGGACAAGAGCTCTTTCTTGCAGCAGAAGCTACCAAAGGAATGGGTGAGACAGAGAAAGCAGCCTTGCAGAAAATGGAAGATCTTTCCAGGAACGGACTGGAGAAGCTGATGAAAGAAAAGGAGTTAGATGCAATCGTCTCACTTGGTTCAAAGATGAGCAATGTCCTCGCCATTGGAGGGTATCCAGGAATCAATGTCCCCGCAGGATATGATAGCGAAGGAGTTCCATTCGGAATAACATTTGGAGGATTAAGATTCTCAGAGCCAAAGCTCATTGAGATAGCATATGGCTTCGAACAAGCAACTTTGATCAGGAAGCCACCAAAGTTCAAAGCTCAAGGCACGCAACGAAAACAAAGTTGCTGTTTTCTATAA